A portion of the Streptomyces coeruleoprunus genome contains these proteins:
- a CDS encoding glycosyltransferase family 4 protein, translating to MKISFLIHTIYGIGGTIRTTLNLAEELAGRHEVEIVSVFRHRDEPLFAIDPRVTVVPLIDTRPSSPTNEKQHELHLTPAEDFPKNEARYKEYSALTDRRVRDHYSRSDADVVIGTRPGLVAYVARYAPEGAVLIGQEHMTHNHHKPALRAEMAEWLAKLDAFVTVSEGDAASWRTHMPLPDTRVLAIPNSVPEPMVAPSDTTGTTVVAAGRLSSEKQYDVLVEAFAEVAAARPDWTLRICGWGNQKDRLRRKIDQLGLYNNVHLMGPRSPIEPEWVKGAIAVSTSRHESFGMTLVEAMRCGLPVVSTDCDYGPREIIKDGEDGLLVPVGDKAAVARALLTLIDDPDLRRRMGAAARANARRFDPGPVAKQYEELFAALGAATERHTTASARDPQEAPAGGRHDEPPVADAVAAPDGAVTVTLLTPREGARLVAGGHTFPFDAAGGATIPPGTEFAEGVWPCELETPADRGADPTRIPLATRAVDQRGAMYAAARQPATATPVRHLVPYTRGGTLTLRSWVRPVHAEVGAIHIRDRAVTLTARLYGASAAPGASAALLLRRRGDQPLELTFPATPLDDGALRFTVPLAAPADVQHAAHDVWDLWLRHAPDAEPARVARILDDVVEKGSLQPYPGTDLLKKQPLRLVRAAARRITGRPPERVTVKVFFSAADDLVLNVVDKPIERTGQ from the coding sequence ATGAAGATCTCCTTCCTCATCCACACGATCTACGGGATCGGCGGCACCATCCGCACCACACTGAACCTCGCGGAGGAGCTGGCAGGACGGCATGAGGTGGAGATCGTCTCCGTGTTCCGCCACCGCGACGAACCCCTCTTCGCGATCGACCCGCGCGTCACGGTCGTCCCGCTGATCGACACGCGCCCCTCGTCGCCGACGAACGAGAAGCAGCACGAACTGCACCTCACGCCCGCCGAGGACTTCCCGAAGAACGAGGCCCGGTACAAGGAGTACAGCGCCCTCACCGACCGGCGCGTCCGCGACCACTACAGCCGCTCCGACGCCGACGTGGTCATCGGCACCCGCCCCGGCCTCGTCGCCTACGTCGCGCGGTACGCGCCCGAGGGCGCCGTGCTCATCGGCCAGGAGCACATGACGCACAACCACCACAAGCCCGCCCTGCGGGCCGAGATGGCCGAGTGGCTGGCGAAGCTGGACGCGTTCGTCACCGTCTCCGAGGGCGACGCCGCCTCCTGGCGCACGCACATGCCGCTGCCGGACACGCGGGTGCTCGCGATACCCAACAGCGTGCCCGAGCCCATGGTCGCGCCCTCCGACACCACCGGCACGACCGTCGTCGCCGCGGGCCGGCTCTCCTCCGAGAAGCAGTACGACGTGCTGGTCGAGGCCTTCGCCGAGGTCGCCGCCGCCCGCCCCGACTGGACGCTGCGCATCTGCGGCTGGGGCAACCAGAAGGACCGGCTGCGCCGGAAGATCGACCAGCTCGGCCTCTACAACAACGTGCACCTGATGGGCCCGCGTTCGCCGATCGAGCCGGAGTGGGTCAAGGGCGCCATCGCCGTGTCCACGTCCCGCCACGAGTCCTTCGGCATGACCCTCGTCGAGGCGATGCGCTGCGGGCTGCCCGTTGTCTCGACCGACTGCGACTACGGCCCCCGCGAGATCATCAAGGACGGCGAGGACGGCCTGCTCGTCCCGGTCGGCGACAAGGCCGCCGTCGCCAGGGCCCTCCTCACCCTCATCGACGACCCCGACCTGCGCCGCCGCATGGGCGCCGCCGCCCGGGCCAACGCCCGCCGCTTCGACCCGGGCCCCGTCGCCAAGCAGTACGAGGAGCTGTTCGCCGCACTCGGCGCGGCCACCGAACGGCACACCACCGCATCGGCCCGGGACCCGCAGGAGGCGCCCGCCGGCGGAAGGCACGACGAGCCGCCCGTGGCCGACGCCGTGGCCGCACCCGACGGCGCCGTGACCGTCACGCTCCTCACGCCCCGCGAGGGCGCACGCCTCGTGGCCGGCGGCCACACCTTCCCGTTCGACGCCGCCGGCGGCGCGACCATCCCGCCCGGCACCGAGTTCGCCGAGGGCGTCTGGCCCTGCGAACTGGAGACACCGGCGGACCGGGGCGCCGACCCCACCCGCATCCCCCTCGCCACCCGCGCCGTCGACCAGCGCGGCGCCATGTACGCCGCCGCACGGCAGCCCGCCACCGCGACACCGGTCCGCCACCTCGTCCCGTACACCCGCGGCGGCACCCTCACCCTGCGCTCCTGGGTGCGCCCGGTCCACGCCGAGGTGGGCGCGATCCACATCCGCGACCGTGCCGTCACGCTCACCGCCCGGCTCTACGGCGCCTCCGCGGCCCCCGGCGCCTCCGCGGCCCTGCTGCTGCGCCGCCGCGGCGACCAGCCGCTGGAGCTGACCTTCCCCGCCACCCCGCTCGACGACGGCGCCCTGCGCTTCACCGTGCCGCTGGCCGCGCCCGCCGACGTCCAGCACGCGGCCCACGATGTGTGGGACCTGTGGCTGCGGCACGCGCCCGACGCCGAGCCGGCCCGCGTCGCCCGCATCCTCGACGACGTCGTCGAGAAGGGCTCGCTCCAGCCGTACCCGGGCACCGACCTCCTCAAGAAGCAGCCGCTGCGCCTCGTGCGCGCGGCGGCCCGGAGGATCACCGGCAGGCCGCCGGAGCGGGTCACCGTGAAGGTCTTCTTCAGCGCCGCCGACGACCTCGTCCTGAACGTCGTTGACAAGCCGATCGAGAGAACCGGCCAGTGA